From Polaribacter butkevichii, a single genomic window includes:
- a CDS encoding fatty acid desaturase family protein yields the protein MKTINFSRVDKAKFFRTLNKRVNTYFKENELKRTGNWKLYTKAIIMFSLFLVPFILILTVSMPQWVMALLMVVTGIGMAGVGMNVMHDANHDSFSKRKWVNKLMGSSIYILAGNVYNWKVQHNVLHHTFTNVEGHDEDIDAGRIIRFSQHSKWLPIHKIQKYYSIFLYGLLTINWAITTDIKQMHRYLKRKLSYGEFPNPATEWTKLIISKIAYYSLWILLPLLVLDVAWWKILIGFFVMHYTAGMILSLVFQLAHIVPNTEMPIPDKEGNLEHTWAVHQLYTTSNFAPSNWLVNFYTGGLNHQVEHHIFPHISHVHYDKLAKIVKETAKEFNLPYNEYETMRKAVIEHFRHLGVLGNNPEIA from the coding sequence ATGAAAACAATAAATTTTTCGAGAGTAGATAAAGCTAAATTCTTTAGAACTCTTAATAAAAGAGTAAATACATATTTTAAAGAAAATGAATTAAAAAGAACAGGAAACTGGAAATTGTATACAAAAGCAATTATTATGTTTTCTCTTTTCTTAGTCCCATTTATTTTAATCCTAACCGTTTCCATGCCGCAATGGGTAATGGCACTTTTAATGGTGGTTACAGGAATAGGAATGGCTGGTGTTGGTATGAATGTAATGCACGATGCCAATCACGATTCTTTTTCTAAGAGAAAATGGGTTAATAAATTAATGGGAAGCAGTATTTATATCCTTGCAGGTAATGTTTATAATTGGAAAGTACAACACAACGTTTTACACCATACATTTACAAACGTAGAAGGACATGATGAAGATATTGATGCAGGTAGAATTATTCGTTTTTCTCAGCATTCTAAATGGTTACCAATTCATAAAATTCAAAAATATTATTCAATATTTTTATATGGCTTATTAACCATTAACTGGGCTATTACTACAGATATTAAGCAAATGCATCGTTATTTAAAACGCAAATTATCTTATGGAGAGTTTCCAAACCCTGCTACAGAATGGACCAAATTAATAATTTCTAAAATTGCGTATTATTCTCTTTGGATTCTTTTGCCTCTACTGGTACTAGATGTAGCTTGGTGGAAAATTTTAATAGGCTTTTTTGTCATGCATTATACAGCAGGTATGATTTTAAGTTTGGTTTTTCAATTGGCACACATTGTACCTAATACAGAAATGCCAATTCCAGACAAAGAAGGAAATTTAGAACACACTTGGGCAGTCCATCAATTATACACTACATCTAACTTTGCGCCTAGTAATTGGTTGGTAAACTTCTATACAGGTGGATTAAATCATCAAGTTGAACATCATATTTTTCCGCATATTTCTCATGTACATTATGATAAATTAGCTAAAATTGTAAAAGAAACCGCCAAGGAATTTAATTTGCCATATAACGAATACGAAACCATGCGTAAAGCAGTTATAGAACATTTTAGACATTTGGGAGTTTTGGGTAATAACCCTGAAATAGCATAA
- the rsmG gene encoding 16S rRNA (guanine(527)-N(7))-methyltransferase RsmG encodes MEIILKYFKDLTATQIDQFSKLQELYQDWNLKINVVSRKDIDELYLRHVLHSLAIAKVIQFKPGSKVMDVGTGGGFPGIPLAILFPETQFHLVDSIGKKIKVVNEVVAGLGLENVKTTNGRVEEVKDTYDFIVSRAVAQMETFVGWTKGRISKKQNHDLKNGILYLKGGDLTEELKLYTSATIYNLPDYFDEDFYETKKVVHLGMKFKG; translated from the coding sequence ATGGAAATTATACTCAAATACTTTAAAGACCTAACGGCAACTCAAATTGATCAGTTCTCTAAACTTCAAGAATTATACCAAGATTGGAATTTAAAAATAAACGTTGTTTCTAGAAAAGATATAGACGAATTGTATTTGCGCCATGTATTGCATTCTTTGGCTATAGCAAAAGTAATACAGTTTAAACCAGGTTCTAAAGTAATGGATGTTGGAACAGGTGGAGGATTCCCAGGCATTCCATTAGCAATTTTGTTTCCAGAAACCCAGTTTCATTTGGTAGACTCTATAGGTAAAAAGATAAAAGTAGTAAACGAAGTTGTAGCAGGGTTAGGTTTAGAAAACGTAAAAACTACAAATGGTAGAGTAGAAGAAGTAAAGGATACTTATGATTTTATTGTAAGTAGAGCGGTTGCTCAAATGGAAACTTTTGTAGGTTGGACTAAAGGTAGAATTTCTAAAAAGCAAAATCACGATTTAAAAAACGGAATTTTATACTTAAAAGGAGGCGATTTAACAGAGGAATTAAAATTATACACCTCTGCAACAATTTATAATTTACCAGATTATTTTGATGAAGATTTTTATGAAACCAAAAAAGTGGTTCATTTGGGGATGAAATTTAAAGGGTAG
- a CDS encoding SDR family oxidoreductase encodes MDIKLSGKKILVTGGAGFIGSNLCEALLEKNNTVICLDNFSTGKRENIASLKENLNFSLIEGDIRNLEDCMLAASGVDYILHQAALGSVPRSIKDPITTNDVNVSGFLNMLVAARDNNVKRFVFAASSSTYGDSESLPKVEGVIGKPLSPYAVTKYVNELYADVFGKTYGLETIGLRYFNVFGRKQDANGAYAAVIPKFVNQFMSLESPVINGDGSFSRDFTYIDNVIQANLLSLIADKEAANEIYNVAFGDRNTLIDLCDSLKEFLSNYNPKIKDVEVVFGPNRIGDIPHSHADISKAKKLLNYNPKFSLKEGLKESIDWYWENLNK; translated from the coding sequence ATGGATATTAAGTTGTCAGGGAAAAAGATACTTGTTACAGGAGGTGCTGGTTTTATTGGTTCTAATCTGTGCGAGGCTTTACTTGAAAAAAATAATACGGTAATCTGTTTAGATAATTTTTCTACAGGAAAAAGAGAAAACATCGCTTCTCTTAAAGAAAACTTAAACTTTTCATTAATTGAAGGAGATATAAGAAATCTAGAAGATTGTATGTTGGCAGCTTCTGGTGTAGATTATATTTTACATCAAGCAGCTTTGGGGTCTGTTCCAAGGTCCATAAAAGATCCTATTACTACAAATGATGTGAATGTTTCTGGGTTTTTAAATATGTTAGTAGCAGCAAGAGATAACAATGTAAAAAGATTTGTTTTTGCGGCGAGTTCATCTACGTATGGAGATTCAGAATCGTTGCCAAAAGTAGAAGGTGTTATTGGGAAGCCGTTATCACCTTACGCAGTTACCAAATATGTAAATGAGTTGTATGCAGATGTTTTTGGTAAAACATATGGCTTAGAAACAATTGGGTTAAGATATTTTAATGTTTTTGGAAGAAAGCAAGACGCTAATGGAGCGTATGCGGCGGTAATACCTAAGTTTGTAAATCAGTTTATGAGTTTAGAATCTCCGGTTATCAATGGAGATGGTTCTTTTTCTAGAGATTTCACATATATAGACAACGTTATTCAGGCAAACTTACTGAGTTTAATTGCAGATAAAGAAGCGGCTAATGAAATTTATAATGTTGCATTTGGAGATAGAAATACTTTAATTGATTTATGTGATTCTTTAAAAGAGTTTTTATCGAATTATAATCCAAAAATAAAGGATGTAGAAGTGGTCTTTGGACCTAATAGAATTGGAGATATTCCACATTCTCACGCAGATATATCAAAAGCTAAGAAATTATTAAATTACAACCCAAAATTCTCTTTAAAAGAAGGTTTAAAAGAATCGATAGATTGGTATTGGGAAAACTTAAATAAATGA
- a CDS encoding SGNH/GDSL hydrolase family protein, whose product MRRILLLIVLSLVFACSSKKETLINYTNSQIEYSGRIDSSKTKAAELYWSGTSIKFNFEGESISALLKNEKGDNYYNIIIDNDSLFILRPDTIKRYYKLASKLPKGKHTLEIFKRTEWNRGKTSFYGFKLEGNSKVLKKPISKKRKIEFYGNSITAGYAVEDLSGKDSPDSTYTNNYLSYAAITARHFDAKYQCICKSGIGITVSWFPLIMPEMYDRLIPKDPNSKWNFSLYTPDVVVINLLQNDSWLVNMPENDEFKARFGTKPPNEKYIINAYQQFVSKIRKHYPRANIICTLGSMDASKKGSKWIKYIRKAVDHLNDTAIYTHVMPYKKSVGHPSIEEQELMAKSLINFIKENIDW is encoded by the coding sequence TTGAGAAGGATACTTTTACTTATAGTTTTATCTCTTGTTTTTGCGTGTTCTTCAAAAAAAGAAACACTCATAAATTATACAAATTCGCAAATAGAATATTCGGGCAGAATAGACTCTTCAAAAACGAAAGCAGCAGAACTATATTGGTCAGGAACTTCCATAAAATTTAATTTTGAAGGCGAATCTATATCAGCATTGCTTAAAAATGAAAAAGGAGATAATTATTACAATATTATAATTGATAATGATAGCCTCTTTATTTTACGTCCAGATACAATTAAACGTTATTATAAACTTGCATCAAAATTACCGAAAGGAAAACATACCCTTGAAATTTTTAAAAGAACTGAATGGAATAGAGGTAAAACTTCTTTTTACGGTTTCAAATTAGAAGGAAATTCAAAAGTACTAAAGAAGCCTATAAGTAAAAAAAGAAAAATAGAATTTTACGGAAACTCTATAACTGCTGGATATGCAGTTGAAGATTTATCTGGAAAAGATTCTCCAGACAGTACTTACACTAACAATTATTTAAGTTATGCTGCCATTACTGCCAGACACTTTGATGCAAAATATCAATGTATCTGTAAAAGTGGAATTGGAATAACAGTTAGTTGGTTTCCACTAATAATGCCAGAAATGTATGATCGATTAATACCTAAAGACCCAAATAGCAAATGGAATTTCTCTCTTTATACTCCGGATGTAGTTGTGATTAACTTATTACAAAATGATTCTTGGTTAGTAAATATGCCAGAAAACGATGAGTTTAAAGCTAGGTTTGGCACTAAACCTCCAAATGAAAAATATATTATAAATGCATACCAACAATTTGTATCTAAAATAAGAAAACATTATCCTAGAGCCAATATTATCTGCACACTAGGATCTATGGATGCAAGTAAAAAAGGCTCTAAATGGATTAAATATATTAGAAAAGCAGTTGATCATTTAAATGATACTGCAATTTACACACACGTTATGCCATATAAAAAAAGTGTTGGTCATCCATCTATAGAAGAACAAGAATTAATGGCAAAAAGTTTAATTAATTTTATTAAAGAAAATATAGATTGGTAG
- a CDS encoding pyridoxal phosphate-dependent aminotransferase, producing MKNPLSDRINSLPVSQTLAMAAKARELRAEGKDIIGLSLGEPDFNTPDFIKDAAIEAINQNYNSYSPVDGYADLKEAICTKFKRDNDLEYKPSQIVVSTGAKQSIANIAQVLLNPGDEVLLPAPYWVSYSAIAILCEATYVEIPSSIENDFKITPEQLEASITPKTKMIFFNSPNNPSGTIYSEAEYRALAAVLEKHPQIFILSDEIYEHINYETKPFSFAAIESMYDRTITVNGLAKAFAMTGWRIGYIGAPEWIAKACTKMQGQITSGTNCIAQRAAITAVLAPVSKIQYMVDEFKTRRDIIIDLLREIDGFKVNVPEGAFYVFPDVSAFFGKTINGVKIENASDFALFILEKANVATVTGDAFGTPNCIRISYAASELQIREAIKRIKEALS from the coding sequence ATGAAAAATCCATTATCGGACAGAATTAACAGTTTACCTGTCTCTCAAACTTTAGCAATGGCTGCTAAAGCGAGAGAACTAAGAGCAGAAGGAAAAGATATTATTGGTTTAAGTTTGGGAGAACCAGATTTTAATACGCCAGATTTTATTAAAGACGCTGCTATTGAAGCTATCAATCAAAATTATAATTCGTATTCTCCAGTAGATGGATACGCAGATTTAAAAGAAGCTATTTGCACCAAGTTTAAACGAGACAATGATTTAGAGTATAAACCAAGTCAAATTGTGGTTTCTACCGGAGCAAAACAATCTATAGCAAACATTGCTCAAGTATTATTAAACCCAGGAGACGAAGTGTTATTACCAGCTCCTTATTGGGTAAGTTACTCTGCAATTGCAATATTATGCGAAGCAACGTATGTAGAAATTCCTTCTTCTATAGAGAATGATTTTAAAATCACTCCAGAACAATTAGAAGCTTCTATTACGCCTAAAACAAAAATGATTTTCTTTAACTCGCCAAACAACCCAAGTGGAACTATTTATAGTGAAGCAGAATACAGAGCGTTGGCTGCAGTTTTAGAAAAACACCCACAGATTTTTATCTTATCAGATGAAATCTATGAACATATCAATTACGAAACAAAACCATTTAGTTTTGCAGCAATTGAAAGCATGTACGACAGAACCATTACCGTAAACGGTTTGGCAAAAGCATTTGCTATGACAGGTTGGAGAATTGGTTATATAGGTGCTCCAGAATGGATTGCTAAAGCTTGTACAAAAATGCAAGGTCAAATTACTTCTGGTACAAACTGTATTGCGCAAAGAGCTGCAATTACAGCAGTCTTAGCACCAGTTTCTAAAATTCAATATATGGTAGACGAATTTAAAACTCGTAGAGATATCATTATTGACTTGTTAAGAGAAATTGATGGTTTTAAAGTAAATGTACCTGAAGGTGCTTTTTACGTTTTCCCAGATGTTTCTGCATTTTTTGGTAAAACCATTAATGGAGTAAAAATTGAAAACGCAAGTGATTTTGCTTTGTTTATTCTAGAAAAAGCGAATGTTGCTACAGTAACTGGTGATGCTTTTGGTACACCAAACTGTATTAGAATTTCTTACGCAGCATCAGAATTACAAATTAGAGAAGCAATTAAAAGAATTAAAGAAGCATTAAGCTAA